In Oncorhynchus tshawytscha isolate Ot180627B linkage group LG28, Otsh_v2.0, whole genome shotgun sequence, a genomic segment contains:
- the LOC112226444 gene encoding protein-lysine 6-oxidase → MAKWSVLLFYLLQGLAHLITGQQQPPRERVGPWRQRIQWKNNGQVYSLMSTGSEYQPLARPRSQSTVYVSTRRDGTGQTQPGTREGRVAHIRSGRVESNLGAEHLRDQTNNVLDPGSVALGHDNGQYVVPNARRHSGARQQPAVPYRAGVAGSPGARRYSPEYTYRVNASVPALLPEFSGSGIPRRGTPVTQDATGDARSGVHASPPRGSEAVLVPGGEYQQIRAEPEASISRQTAQMEHSNSGYVVPNGRDAPPLPRPDNSAETSIEAASNGEDMVSDDPRNPFKNHRNAVFYNMYPSRGRTPVVRTRRPPAPAPGTGYGTRYFQNGLPDLVPDPYSIQAGAYIQRMQMYSLRCAAEENCLARSASTARDIDYRVLLRFPQKVKNQGTTDFLPVKPRHQWEWHSCHQHYHSMDAFSNYDLLEVTTGRKVAEGHKASFCLEDTGCDAGFRRRYACTAHTQGLSPGCHDTYAANIDCQWIDITDVPTGNYVLRVTVNPSYHVQESDYSNNVVRCDVTYTGTQVQTRNCRLTRG, encoded by the exons ATGGCGAAATGGTCGGTTTTACTCTTTTACCTCCTCCAAGGACTAGCTCATCTTATTACTGGACAGCAGCAGCCACCGCGTGAGCGAGTGGGGCCGTGGCGGCAGAGGATTCAGTGGAAGAATAACGGTCAGGTGTACAGTCTAATGAGCACCGGGTCAGAGTATCAACCACTGGCGCGCCCAAGGAGCCAGTCCACGGTATACGTGAGCACTAGGAGGGATGGCACCGGCCAGACGCAGCCTGGAACGCGGGAAGGCAGAGTGGCTCACATAAGATCTGGACGAGTGGAATCGAATTTAGGCGCAGAACATTTACGGGACCAAACCAACAATGTTCTAGATCCTGGATCTGTAGCTCTAGGACATGACAATGGGCAGTACGTGGTGCCCAATGCTCGGCGGCACTCAGGCGCCAGACAGCAACCTGCGGTTCCATACCGAGCGGGAGTGGCGGGGTCCCCTGGCGCACGGCGCTACTCTCCAGAGTACACATACCGAGTCAACGCATCAGTCCCCGCGCTGCTCCCCGAGTTCTCCGGTAGCGGAATACCGAGGAGAGGAACGCCAGTCACTCAGGATGCTACCGGGGATGCTCGCTCGGGGGTTCATGCCTCTCCACCCCGGGGAAGCGAGGCAGTGcttgtgccgggtggagaataCCAACAGATACGCGCTGAGCCGGAAGCATCCATCTCCAGGCAAACTGCACAAATGGAACATTCCAACTCAGGTTATGTCGTCCCCAACGGCAGGGATGCTCCTCCACTACCCAGACCCGATAACAGTGCTGAGACGTCGATCGAGGCAGCGAGTAACGGCGAGGACATGGTCTCGGACGACCCTAGGAACCCTTTTAAAAACCACCGGAATGCCGTTTTCTACAACATGTACCCCTCCAGAGGCAGAACGCCGGTAGTGCGCACGCGGCGTCCCCCGGCGCCAGCTCCTGGCACTGGATACGGAACCAGATATTTCCAGAATG GGCTCCCAGACCTCGTCCCAGACCCGTATTCCATCCAGGCTGGTGCCTACATCCAGCGGATGCAGATGTACTCGCTGCGCTGTGCAGCTGAGGAGAACTGTTTGGCGAG GTCAGCGAGCACAGCCAGGGACATAGACTACAGAGTACTGCTCCGCTTCCCCCAGAAGGTCAAGAACCAAGGCACCACTGACTTCCTTCCGGTCAAACCAAGACACCAGTGGGAATGGCACAGCTGTCACCA ACACTACCACAGTATGGATGCCTTCAGTAACTATGATCTGCTGGAGGTCACAACAGGAAGGAAGGTGGCAGAGGGACACAAGGCCAGTTTTTGTCTGGAGGACACGGGCTGTGATGCTGGATTCAGACGCCGCTACGCATGCACAGCACATACACAG GGGCTGAGTCCAGGATGTCATGATACATATGCTGCGAATATTGACTGTCAGTGGATCGACATCACTGATGTTCCTACAGGAAACTACGTCCTGAGG GTCACAGTCAACCCCAGTTATCATGTGCAAGAGTCAGACTATTCCAACAACGTGGTGAGATGTGATGTCACATACACAGGTACTCAGGTTCAAACACGGAACTGTCGGCTAACCAG GGGTTAA